GCTCATATGGTGTGTATATATAAGGAAGGAATACATGATGACATAAGATCAAGTGTGATGATTAAAGGTTTATTATTGCTATTTGCTATCAGAAATGGCCACATGTTGGTGGCGTTATTTGTGGGAATTGCTTTGATAAGTTCTTTATTCAAAGGGTAAATTCAGCACTGTTAAGGCGGTCATTTGACTGGGGAGGTTTGCTGTTTGCAATGGCATCCTATTGCTTCCTTAGCAAGCACACAAGCATGCAACATCCCAAGAAAAGTGCTAACAGGGAAGCATAGCACTTGGTGCACCCCAACTGCTTGCTATGGACTCTAGCTTAAATACTGACTGTTGCTTGGCCTCGTACTGGAAACTAGTGAATTTTCATGGGTGAATTGACCTCTCCCTGTTACCTCTTTCTATCCTGTCTGTAGTACTtcaccttttttcctctccctcaaGAAACTCCCCTTGTATTTGGCATTTAAGATGTTGTGCAGTCCCTGGGCTTGTTCCTTTTTCTATGCTGTTGACATACTTTCCTTCTCCACTGCAAATGCATGCCAAGGGTAGAGATAAAGAACTTTAGCTTGCAAACCAATCCCTACAGTTTAGTTAAAGCATCTAGGATGTAACTTTAAGGCTATGTTAGAAACCCAAAGCGGAATGTGCAGAACTCTGGTAGGGAGAGTGGATACAGGTAGGAAAAGTGGCTGTGTGTTTGTTGGGTAGCTCGGTGACAGCATGGACTCTCAGTGCTAAGTATTGGGAAATGTTACAGGGCAGGAATGCTGTCTCCAAATCACAATTGGTCCATGGTTAGTGGGTTAAAATTCTGCTGGGCCTGTAAGAAGTTTTGCTGTTACATCTGTATGTTGCTAAAATTATCATTGGGATgaatctgaaaaacaaagataataCTCAAAGCCTTACTGAGATGGGTGTAGAAGAGAACTATCACTGTAATAGTCATATTTAGCTAAATTAGTAAGAAAAATaccatttatttcagcaaattTGAGCACATTTTGCACACACAAATAGGTAATTTTAAAGAAGCAAACTTCTCAAGAAGTTACTAGAaaggaaaattctgttttgaagtATAGAACTGAAAATGGTAGCAAACAGTAAAACATATTGCCTTTTGTTAAGATTAATCCATAGATAACCAAGTACTATGTTCAAGTAGTTATTTAAACTTAACCAGTACAATCATGTGTGCTTTATCCATTTTGCTTGATGCTCTTCTTGTACTGTAACACAGCAGACTAAGTACGATGACTTATGCAAAGTACTATACttggaatattttaaatcactttAAAGGATCTCAGATCAAATGGTGTATATCTTAGCATTTTTACTTCACCCACGTAGCATGTAATCTGAATGGCCAAGTGTATATgagaaaacagagacagaagtgGCATTAGGCATGTTTCTGTTCTAACAATGTACCTACAAACAGATGGGAGAACCAATCTCTTGGGTAAAACAAGAGGATGCTCAGCAGGTCTGGAGAAGCTCCTgtcattccagtgcctgaacatCCAGTAAAGTACTTGCTGTTAAAACTCCTGAGTTTCACAACTTTGCCTCATAAATGCATGTTTGTGCATGCTATGAACGATGCTTCTCTACCAAATGATTACAATAATAGCTAGGATATATGAATTCAtacaataaaaacacacaaatcaATGATGAGTGACCTAGTGCTTACACTCTTCAGAGGTGAACTCTGAGAACTCAGTTCATCTGTCTCTAGAAATTAAACACTTTCCCTGGGTTTATTAGGGACATATAGGATTTATGTTGTGTAACAGCTTACTTCTCTACTGCTTCTAGCTCCTGGGGGCAGAGaagttttaaattataaataaatttcagCAAAGGTGAGGATCTGTCCCTATTTATGTACAAATACATAGTGCTCAATCTGTATATGTGTGGGCTTAAAGTCTGTTCCTCAGAgaaattagaatcatagaaattaGAATTATTGTTTTGAATAAGTATTATCTGTCTATACCATGAATATTTGGGCCACAGTGCTCATGGACCCAATTTCTGCCACACTCAATCAGCGTTACTGAAATTCCAATGTTATTTAGTAATTGAAACCCTGAGCACAATACTGAGATCTTCAAGCTCATTTGAACTCAACTGTTCATCCTgagtagagagagaaaagaatttaaagctGTACAGAGCTGCTCTAAGCAGGAGATAAAGCCAAATTCCACCAGCCTGCTCCTGCTTTTGCtattgaaaaaatattctgtataaGTTCCATGTAAAACTAGAGAGATGAATTCTCATTTACAGTGGAAAAAGTCCAGTTCCTGTGGAATTGTGCAAATGATTCAAAAATTTCAAGCAGTGAGCTCACAGCTAATACTACAGTGAAAAGGTGAGCCTCACTTTCCTTATGCTCACTTCAATAGCTCCAGAGATGGCAAATGCAATGTATTTTAATAGGCTAAGAGCCACTTCTCTAACAGCAGTGACATCACAACACTGCGAAACTCGGAGCATAATCAATACAGAATTTACCCAGAATTGTTTGAAATTGCAttacttctttcatttcagtgtattACATTGAATTATACAACTAAATGAATAGCATTGGCTGTAAAGCAGCTCAGATGCTTTGGTTTAATGGATGTGGAACTTGCTTTACGATCAGGTTCAATTATAAAGTAAGGAAGCTTTTAACAGACAAAGTTTTTCAAACCTACAGAAGGAAAGTCACGTTTGGAAGATGTGTTTATAGAAATCTATACCTGCATGCATACACTGACACAATGCCAAAAATGAGGAAGCACTGTATAAGTAGGAAGGTACAATCAAtgccaaagcaaaacaaagattaCAACCTGGCAgcaatttgaaagaaaaggatgGAAAACTTATGAAGCCAATGAGCTCTTCTCAATCTAGCAAAATATACGGCATGTGGCTTTTGGTGAGTGAGGAGGGTGTGGGTCGCTGTGACTTGGcttcagtatttttctcatcttggATTTTAAGCAGGAAATGTAGTGCAGGTTTTCTAGGTatcatgtttgtgttttccaaGTGTGAAAATAAGGCAGTTAGTGTGTGCTGGGGAGGTGAGAAAGGAAGCCAAAACTGTACTGTTGTACAAGCAATACACCAAGATATTGCTCTTGCTAATGATAATAGTTCTTTGTCATATATGCCAGAACTGGCTTTGTGCTTTGAATCTCCcgagcctcctccagactgaacaaccccagctccttcagctgctccccataggTCTCTGCTTTGCACCCTTCACAGCTCTGTTGCCCTTATCTGGTTGTGCTGtagggcctcaatgtcttcctTGTAGCGAGGGGGCCCAAAGCTGACCACAGTAattgaggtgcagcctcaccagtgtGGGGTGGCAGAGAAAGTGAGTGATGAGTGCTTACTCTTTCAGCCCTCTAATTTGGCTGTGGGGGAAGAACTGAACAGCTGGCACTGGGGAGGCGAAAAGGGCAGTTGTTTTTGGAGCGCTTCTCAGTGGTGCAGTTAGAAGGCttataaagaacagaaagtacTTCATAAAGTAAAAAGGATAATAAAGGGCTAACTAAATATATAaggccttgggcaacctgctctagctgtggtgtccctgttcatagTAAGTAGTTGGATTAGATGGCTTTcagaggtccttttcaactctaaggattctatgattgctTATATAACTATGTAAAAGACAGCAGCTATATTTTAAATCCACCACTAGTGGGCCTTATATGTCTAGTTTGTCACTTTATTCAAGGACAAAAACCATCCCATGCACGTCTGCTTTTTAGTCTGGTTAAAAAGCAAGCACACAGTATATAAGTTAATAACTGGCAGGGAGACAGGTGACATCAGTGTTGAATGGGCATAACATAGGAACGGCCTGGGTGACGGGTAATTTTAGAGAGCCCTTGGGAGCCCCCCTTTACTGCACAGTTGCTACCGGCCATAGAAAcacctgctgctgtttggaggGCTGGGGCGAGCTGCTCTgttaagaagggaaaaagcatcACGTGCTGCCGGGCTGGGACACGAAGTGCTGGCAGTGGGAGCTTCCCATACCCCAAAGCAACCTTCCCTGGGGCTGCTGATGGGGTCAGGCAGAAGAGGAGTGGGCGGCCTCGTGTCAGCCCCTGCCGGCGGTGAGTGGGGCGGGTCGGGTTCCACCATGTGACACAGGTTGGGGAGGCATGGAGTCCGGGATGCTCAGGTTTAACGTTTCTTGTGCTAAAATAGCAGCCGTGCCAGGTGCAAGCGTGTCCGCAGGGTTCGGTTTCATTGCGTGCAGCGCAAACCGGAGCACGAGGGCTGAAGAAGTAACTGTTGCAGGGCCGTATACAAGTTTGCTTCCCTCCTCCGCGAGCTTCTCGTCCCGCAGCTCACACCGCCAGCGACCCCTCGGGTTTTCGGTGCTGCGGAAGGGAAAGCGGCGCAGATTAGAGGCGGCCACCCCTCCCCATTAAGAGCCCGTCTGCCCGCTGCCCCCCGCGCATCCCCCCCCGACCCTCACCCTCTTGCGCTGCTCGCTGAGACAGAAGGTGCAGATGGGGCGCTGCGGGCagggctgcggggcggcggggctcTGCAGGCGCAGCACGTTGGCCAGGTGCGAGATGTAGCTGGAGGCCAGGCGCAGCGTTTCGATCTTGGACAGCTTCCGATCCACGGGTTCGGTGGGGATGAGGGTCCGCAGGGCCGTGAAGGCGGTGTTGACGCTGTGGGTCCGGTCCCGCTCTCTAGCGTTGGCCGCCGCCCGCTGCCTGCCGCCGCCCTCCCTCCGCCTCCGTCGCCTCCCGCAGTTACCGGCCGGGGGTCGCCCCGCTGCTCCGCCGCCGTCTCTCGCCCGGTGCTGCCCGGCGCCCTCCGCCCCTTCGTTGGCCTTCATGCTGCCTGCCTCCAACCTGCCGCCCCATGACTTTTATGCTCGCCCCGCGTGTTACTGCTGCCCGCGGCCGGGGGCTGCCGCACCTGTCACCGCGACCCGGCTGCGGCTCCCGGGTTGAGAAAGCGACACTGCGCCGCTCCCCGGAGCCGACGGGGTGATACCCGGTCTGCGCCCCGTGCCGTGTGCCGCATTACACGTGTAGGCACAGCCGATAAAGGGCCCCTTCACCAGCAGCCACAGCGCCTACACGCAAATCCAATTTCTTATTCTGTTCCAAACGTGTGCCTCTCTCAGCCATTTACTTATTAAAAGGTCACCGTGAGCGCTAGTTTATTACACCTCTCTTTTCCATAGAAGTTTGACAAGCCTGTCTACGCTCACCAACTCGGCAAAGGTCACGCTGCAGGTTTGCTGGGATGAATCATCTCTAGCTGATTAAGCATCCTCAATGGACTGCTTAATGCTGTCCCATAAGCCTGTTTGTGGCAGTGGTGTTGTCTAAACACAGGTCCTCCCCAAAGCAGGACTGGATGAGCAGCCATTTGATGTTAATCACAGGCACACAGTTGGGTGAGGCAGCTGCTGCACCaggggctctgtgtgctgggtgTCACCTCCCTGGGACACAGGCTGTGGGCATGAGTAGCGTGTTGTACCATGGCCTTACCATAGCGTATCAATGAGCACAACTGACCAAATGCAGGTTTTTATTTATGtcatatatataaaacactCCCTTAACATCCAGCACAGGGTGTAGAAGGGCAGAGCTGGACTGCAGTGCTCTTGACCCAAAGGAGTTGTGTTGGGGTGCAGAGCAAGGATGAGACCCTTCACCAGCTgatgctgggaaaagcagaagctttCCCTAGAGGCATAAATATAGCTGTTGGACTTCCATAGCACTGCAGGCTCTAGTTTACCTTTTGCAAGGTGAACGATCTTGGATATTAGAAACTGATTTTCAGTGCTTACAACAGCAGTGTTAATTTCCATAGAAGAGATGCCCCCATTCAAGCCTGCATTGTTTTCCCCACAGGTTTCTCCAGTTTTGTTGCATACAGTATTTCTAGAGTGAAATACTGGCTCTGTTGTGCTCAATGACAAAACTGCCATTGACTTTAATGGAGGCAGGATTTCACCCTTGATATGTTCTTGCAGCTGAGCAGTGTAGGTAATTGATTGTTTGTCAGACTCAGACATTTGCTTACCGGTGTTTTCCTGtcctcagtatttctgcttctttctttttaatctgtttatttgcttttgttattattgCTGCAAGTAAAACAAAAGGATGCAGAAAACCTctcaacaataaaaaaaaaaatcctcagcaGTTTCAGAAGCCTGAGATAAAGCTACTGCTGATATTAACACAACCAGAATGTATGGCTTATTGGTAAACTGGCAGAATGGACTGCAATAAGCAGagctcaggaagaaaacaatgcGGTGTctgcagacaaaaacaaaatgattttcacTGGCATCACAGCAATAAGTAATCCAAGGGTTAAGGACAAAGGGGTGGCTGAATGATTCCTGTGATGTTTTCAAGGCAGTTtggaagagcagagcaagaATTGGAGttgtttcttcccctttctccatccccctccacccccccctcccagtAAGGAGACTTGCAAAAGGGCCAAAGTGATGGTGACTTTAATTACAAGGTTATTGATTGGGATAACATTTATGCAAGTGGTAGAAGGAGAGTATTCCTCCAGGAAGgtgcagaaaggcagaattGCTGTTACTTTACAATTTGCTGAGTTGCTAATAACAGGTAAGAATGGGGCTGCATGCGTGTCAGGCAGATCAGTGGGCAGTATTTTATGTGTGGCAGTAGGATTTAGCCTGAAATTTGCATTTATGCTACCCAGAGAAGGGTATCTGAAGGTCATTGAGAACAAGCATTTATCTGTATTCAAAAGACTGGAAGAACAGTGATAacagaagtacagaaagaaTTTGGCTTacctgtgaaaaaaaataagcttcaCCTGTGTAAAAAAGCAAGTTAATCAGAGGATAACTAAAGGGCAAATCTAATTTGTAGCTAAAGATGTTTGTGGTCACAGCCAGGAAGCCTTCCTTCTGGTGGCTTCTATTTCtgcttgttgtgtttttggAGGATTATACCTGTTATTGTTTGTGTTCTCTGCCAAAGCCATTAAACATACACATATGTTAATTTCTATATGAAGGCCTGCTGTAGGAAAGATTGGTAGAGGTCTGCAGAACAGATTTCTGAGCCACTGACTCAGTGGTCTGacctgctgctttgcattttggCCTTGGCAAGTGTCAGAACGGCCAGCACAGAGGACACAGAGCAGCCATCTGTGTGGCAATGCCTGCCATGCATTTCACATTTGGGGCCTTTGggcagcctgcactgctgcctgaAAGCCCAGCTCGGCCTTGCCGTGCACTTCTAGGACCAATGTCAGCATCACTGGAGCTCTGCCATCCGCTGGTCTTCTGGGTTTGGTGGTAAACGCCCTGTGGGTCTCAGATGTGTGAGTGTGGCTGGGGGAGGCTCCCAGGTGAGCAACACTGACCAGCCCTGTGTTTTGGTGATGATGCAAGTGTGTTTGTAAGCTGTAAGTGGAAGCTGCTTAATTAAACTGTTTGCCACGTGCACAGGGACTGGGCAGGCAAGTTTGTGTGGAACAGTCAGTGACATTCCTGTTTGCATGCTAATGCCCAGGGTGTTCCTTATGCAGCACTTGATAAAGCAGACCCATGAGGTATTTCAGTTGTATTTGACAGATTCAGGTGAGAGACCTGAGAAATcttaacaaagagaaacaaataaaggaCATTGATGGCTGGAAGTGTCCACGTAGCTGAGAATGAAGTGCTATTCATTACttgtctgtctgtgtgtctTCGTCTGGCTGTGACAACTGCTGCTGTCCTTCACAGCCAGCCTGGATGATTGAGTTGTCATTTGTGGTGCAGTTCTTAATATATGTGGCTtccaaaaaaaagagaagtgtaGATTGAAGAGTcttttaatggcatttttacCCTGTGGAGGTTCTGTAAGAGAGTGATTTTTCAGGAGAAAAGGTGGAGAAGTAGTCAATACAGAATGGTACGTGAGAGTTCTTGGGGGAAGGAGGACTCCTATGGAGCATGTTAAATTATGGAAGATTAAATGTGAAGTGGATTGGAGGCTTCCCCTGTTTTAAGTCATGTCAGGTGGGATGGTGAATCTTGGGAGGGCAGATTGTAATAAATATCCTCTATATATTTTGAACTTAGGAAGGCAGAAGCCTGCTCTGCAGTGTCATTTCCctggcagggcaggagcaggccccagctctgccctgggctgctggtAGTTGATTAATGTGGGATCTCGCCAGTCCCTTCTTGATATTCCATCCAGTCGGGTTTAGCATGACACTTATCTCTTCACTCCCAATCTCTTCACTTGcaatctttcttcttcatctgaATTGATCGGTGCCATGATTCTCCAGTGTGTTAATGAGTTTTCTGTGTGGTAGTTTGCTAGGGGCCTTGTTAAACTCCAGAGACATTCTGCctactgcattttatttatacGCCCACTCTGTTACTCTTGACAAAGAAGAGCTGAGTTGTTTATCTCGAGTTTTTGTCAAAAAATTTGTCTTGCAGtaattttctctgctctgtctgcCCACGGAGCAAATCCGAATGTATTATTCACCTGTTATTTCAAACCCATTTAAACTTGCCAAATCTAAGAGGTGTTTAACACAATTCTGCTGATACTCCCAAAGTTGTTATTAACTGCCTCAAAAGTAATTTTTGATTGTGGTTGTATTCTGCAGAATGATGATGACAAGGCATATTCTTTCCTCTGTCAAACTGGAACAATGTAAGGACAGTATATTTCCcctcagaaacaaagcattttccaaTCAGAGATTTTCTTTGTCCGTGTAAGCTGGATGTGTTTGGAGCAGTTCCCACATGCTCCCTTCTTTCATCGAGTATTAAACTatttacaagggtggacagtgataggaatgggagaatggttttaaactgagacaggaggtttaggttggatcttaggaggaagtttttcacgcagagggtggtgacgcactgttcacaggttgcccaaggaggctgtggatgccccatccctgcagacattcaaggccaggctggatgtggctctgggcagcctggtctgctggttggtgaccctgcgTATAGCAGGAGGCTGAAACCAGATGAGtactgtggtctttttcaacccaggccattctatgattctgttgaAATCCACCTTGACCTATCCTGGCTGCTGAGGGAGTTCTTCCACTCTCCTGTACTTTGCTGTGTTGTCTCCAATGTGCAGCTGtcagaatgtgttttctttgtgttctgcaaGAAAAGGGATTCTAAGCACCGGGCAGCAACATGCCACAGACCCTACAACCTTTTCATATGAACAAATACCAGCAACTTCTCATTTAGTTCACTTTCAGGTGCTATCTGTAGTGATGGTCAGTTTGTGGACTGTCTCTCTTAGCCTGCGTTTCCCATTTTGCCTTCAGAAGCAAATGACTTGCTAAGTGtgatttgcagtgttttattgTCCACCCTTAGCAGTTAGCATTGCTGATAAAGAATCTAGATTTTTCTAGCTTCCCTGGAGTCATCTGAGTCACCAAACCTGTAAGAGTAGAACTTACAGTACTAGAAAGGCATAGAGTTGTCATACAGAGTAGGGTGGGTTGTTATTTTGATTGTTCTTAATAATTGGCTGGTGATCTTAGTGggcttttccaacattaatgattctacagTGCTATAATGGTAGAATGATATTGTAGAAATGCAGCTGAGTTTCAGTTTTTATAAATACTTGGCTGCTGTAATAATGAGAGTGAGATGCGAATCATCCACTTGTGTGGAACAACTATTGCAAACACTTCAGAATGCTCATTGCCTTTAGATTTGTTCTCCTCCACTCCCCACGATTGCTAGATCTTGGTAAGAAAGCCTTGTTCTCATACTTTGTAGTTTTACCATCTCCATTTATGATGAGCACAAGATTTTGTAGGTACTTCTTAAAGAATGCATTTTCAATAGTTCTTTTAAGTGCTTAGAGCTgacaaatacaaaaccaaaaaaacccaaacccatgGAGGAAATATAATCCAGCGTGTAATTATTGGAGCTTCTGCAGTGTAAGTTCAGCTGAAGTTGTTTGCATggtttctttccctcctcttcGCTTCTTGAGTGTCCTTCTATGATGATGCTCAAAATCTGACATTCTTCAGATAGtccactttttttctccttagtcCTTCAATTGAACACTTAAGCTTCAGTTAATAAAGAAGTCTGtgactgtgattctgtgtttcaaaTTAGATTAGGGGACAAATTCAATATTGGTGACTCGGGTTCGTGTCAGAGCTGACTTCATTGTTGTCATTTGAGTGGATCTATGCACAAGTGTAACTGATGGCATAATCAGAATGATAACCAACTGCTGAATTGTAGGCAAAACTTTGAGGT
This genomic window from Coturnix japonica isolate 7356 chromosome 7, Coturnix japonica 2.1, whole genome shotgun sequence contains:
- the LOC107317045 gene encoding transcription factor 15-like, whose translation is MKANEGAEGAGQHRARDGGGAAGRPPAGNCGRRRRRREGGGRQRAAANARERDRTHSVNTAFTALRTLIPTEPVDRKLSKIETLRLASSYISHLANVLRLQSPAAPQPCPQRPICTFCLSEQRKRHRKPEGSLAV